The Oceaniferula marina genomic sequence TGGAGGATTCGTGACGGGAGCGGCGTTCGATCTGATGGTTTTTATCTTCCGGGGTATTGATTAAAAAGAGACCTTGGACGATCCCCACCAGGATGAGAATCGCGCCATGAATAAAAACCGCATGTTTCCAGCTATAGTTTTCTCCCACGAGGTAGCCCGCAAGGGTATTGGCTCCAAGGCTGCCACCGATGTAACACGTCATCCAGAATCCCATCACCCGACCTCGCTTGGAGTGGGGGATCCAGGCGCTGATCAGTTTGCAGTTATTGGACCACCCGGTGGATTGGGCCAATCCATTTAATGAATACACGATGAAAATGACGCCAAAAACCGGGAACAAGCCGATGGCGATGGCGGCCAAGCCGGAACAGAGCATGCCACAGAAGATCAGTTTTTTCGGACCGTGTTTGTCTCCCAGTGCTCCACTGACAAACTGTCCGATGGCATACACGGAGAGGTAGCCCGTTTGGATGAGTCCAATTTGATTTTTCGTCAGGATCCCTTCCTCGACTAGTGTCGGAGTAATGATGCCAAAGTATTTTCTGCCGAAATAGTAGAAGAAATAGGCAATGTAAGTGAGCAGCACCATGCGTAATTGGAGATTGCGCAGGTTGTGGGAGGCATGGGGAAGGGGGCTTGGCATTGGCGAAGTTGAGTGGATCGTGGGGGTGAGTTTGTGTTATGATCCTAGCAACTCGTATTCATATGCCCAGTACATTGATTCTTCTACCGCTCGTAGGAGCCGGGTAATGTCTTCCGGGAAGACATGTCCGATGGTGCCGATGCGGAAGCTGTCGATGCCTGTGACTTTGCCGGGGTAGATGACAAAGCCTTTCTCCTTGAGGGAGTTGTAAAACTTCATAAAGTTGTAGTCTACATGTTCCGGGTTGTAAAATCCAGTGATAATCGGGCTGTGATATTTTTCCGGCAACACGCACCGGAAACCGAGTTTTTCCATGCCCGAGACCAGTCGTCGTTGGTTTTCTGAGTAGCGCTTGTAGCGTGCAAAGACGCCTCCTTCGGCTTCCAGTTCGAGCATGGCCTGGTAAAAAGCACGGGTCACATGAGTGGGACTGGTAAAGCGCCATTTGCCTTTGCCTGTCTCGT encodes the following:
- a CDS encoding MFS transporter, which gives rise to MPSPLPHASHNLRNLQLRMVLLTYIAYFFYYFGRKYFGIITPTLVEEGILTKNQIGLIQTGYLSVYAIGQFVSGALGDKHGPKKLIFCGMLCSGLAAIAIGLFPVFGVIFIVYSLNGLAQSTGWSNNCKLISAWIPHSKRGRVMGFWMTCYIGGSLGANTLAGYLVGENYSWKHAVFIHGAILILVGIVQGLFLINTPEDKNHQIERRSRHESSSTKKQSSFVRMLTHPVILMYGAAYFSLKFVRYTFFTWLPLYLVETKGFAKDISAYASNGFEAGGFLGLLLGGVIADKLFVKNRGRLAWLALIGMTVGLFAFRGLAQGGLWMVVLGLALVGFFLYIADSLVSGTAAQDVGGAENSGSATGIVNGIGSLGGILSGILPIWIQQRYGWDAVFILFILLSISAILILTPAAKRKEIRKS